The Mesorhizobium sp. AR02 genomic interval GCACAAACAGGGCGTCACCATCCTGCTGGTCGAGCAGAACATCCACCAGGCGCTCAAGGTCGCCGACTACGGCTTCGTGCTGAAGACCGGCGAGCTCGCCATGCAAGGCACGGGCGCCGAGCTCATCGCCGACCCCGAAATCCAGAAGGCCTATATGGGCGTGTTGGAGGTGCAATGATGCCTGACATTCCACCTCCCGAAATCCTGCTGCAGCTGTCGCTCAATGGCGCGCTGGGCGGCGCCATGTATGGCGTCGCCGCCGTGGGCTTGAGCCTCATCTTCGGCACCATGCGGCTGATCTTCCTGGCGCAGGGCGCGATGATCATCCTCGCCGCCTATTTCGTACGGGCGCTGTTCTATGGGCTGGGCATCGACCCGTTCCTGTCGCTGCTGATCGTCGTTCCGGTCGGGCTCGTTGTCGGCTGGCTGGTCTACCAGGGCCTGTTCCGCCGCGCGGCGGCGGCGGAGGATCGCAACATCTCGTTGCTGATCGCCGTCGGCCTGATGTTCCTGATCCAGAATTTGATGACGGTGGTGTGGGGCGGCAACACCGCCGCAATCGTCACCTCCTACACGGCAAGCGGCATCGAGATCCTTGGCGTGCGCACTTCGTTCACGCGCTCGATGGGCTTTCTGATCGCGCTCGCCGGCACCGGGCTGGTGGTGCTGTTCCTGCGCAAGACGATTGTCGGCAAGGCGGTGCGCGCGGCCTCCGAGGACATGGAAGCGGCGACGCTGATGGGCATCAGCCCGCACCGCGTCAATGCGATTGCCTTCGCCATCGGCATCGCGCTTGCCGGTGCGGCCGGCGTGGCGGTGGCGACCACATTCCCGTTCAACCCGTTCGCCGGGTTCATCTTCAGCCTCAAGGCGCTGGTGGCGCTGGCGCTGGGCGGCATCAGCAATGTCGCCGGCGCGCTGGCCGGCGGCATCATCCTCGGCCTGATCGAGGCCTATGTGCAGTATTTCATCTCAGGCGGCTGGACCAATGCCATCGCCTACGGCGTGTTCCTGGCGGTGCTGATGTTCAAGCCGGAAGGCCTGTTCAGCCGGCCCTACAAGAAGGCTTGAGCACCATGGTGAAGCAAGTCGTCTTGGAACGGGTCTGGCCGAAACAAACCTGGATAGGAATAGCCGCCCTCGTCGTCTCGGCGCTCGCCCTGCTGCCGCTGCTGCCCGGCGCGATCGACAGCTACGCCTTTTCGTTCCTGTTCTTCGTCTTCATCTACGCCATCATGGCGCAGGGCTGGAACCTGGTTGCCGGCTTCGGCGGCCAGATCAGCCTCGGCAATCATGCCTTCTTCGGGCTCGGCGCCTACACCACCGCCATCCTG includes:
- a CDS encoding branched-chain amino acid ABC transporter permease — encoded protein: MPDIPPPEILLQLSLNGALGGAMYGVAAVGLSLIFGTMRLIFLAQGAMIILAAYFVRALFYGLGIDPFLSLLIVVPVGLVVGWLVYQGLFRRAAAAEDRNISLLIAVGLMFLIQNLMTVVWGGNTAAIVTSYTASGIEILGVRTSFTRSMGFLIALAGTGLVVLFLRKTIVGKAVRAASEDMEAATLMGISPHRVNAIAFAIGIALAGAAGVAVATTFPFNPFAGFIFSLKALVALALGGISNVAGALAGGIILGLIEAYVQYFISGGWTNAIAYGVFLAVLMFKPEGLFSRPYKKA